A genomic region of Lachnoclostridium edouardi contains the following coding sequences:
- a CDS encoding MATE family efflux transporter, translated as MTRDMTSGNPVKLILYFMIPVYLGNIFQQFYNLADAVIAGKYLGVDALAAVGSTAPLIFLVIGWLNGITSGFAIMIAQSFGAERYDHMRHYLAMSFYLCIGFVVLMTAGLLVGNEPILILMNTPKELLPDVAGYMKVIYAGLFVTAAYNGLAAVLRALGDSKSPLYFLVISALLNVVLDIVFIVNFHMGVEGCAYATVIAQGISALLCLIYMIKKFKFLKMNRAECRFSLSTAGRLLALGIPMGLQFSITAIGTIIVQGAVNVFGAAYMAGYSAAGKIQSIISTIFVAYGATIATFVGQNMGAGKMDRIHGGVKATQIMILITSFIVMGITYLFGGLFVKGFIDPAEVEATESAIMYFKAVAWCYPFLGSIFLYRNALQGLGYGLVPMLGGVFELAARALVIALIAGSMGYLGVCLADPMAWLAALVPIVPYYIWKMKTVKTA; from the coding sequence ATGACAAGGGATATGACATCTGGAAATCCTGTGAAGTTAATTTTATATTTTATGATTCCCGTTTATCTGGGAAATATATTTCAGCAGTTTTATAACCTGGCGGATGCTGTAATTGCCGGCAAGTATTTAGGCGTGGATGCCCTGGCGGCAGTAGGCAGCACAGCCCCCTTAATTTTCCTGGTAATCGGCTGGCTGAACGGAATTACCAGCGGCTTTGCTATTATGATCGCTCAAAGCTTTGGCGCTGAGCGCTATGACCATATGCGTCATTATCTGGCTATGTCCTTCTATTTATGTATTGGCTTTGTAGTGTTAATGACAGCTGGACTTTTAGTGGGAAACGAGCCTATTCTTATTTTGATGAATACGCCAAAGGAACTGCTTCCCGACGTGGCAGGTTATATGAAGGTGATTTATGCAGGTTTATTTGTCACAGCAGCCTACAATGGACTGGCAGCCGTGCTGAGGGCTTTAGGCGACAGCAAATCGCCGTTATATTTTCTGGTTATATCTGCGCTGCTTAATGTAGTTTTAGATATTGTATTTATTGTAAACTTTCACATGGGAGTAGAAGGTTGCGCTTATGCCACTGTAATTGCCCAGGGCATTTCAGCTCTTTTGTGCCTGATATATATGATTAAAAAATTTAAATTCCTAAAAATGAACAGGGCAGAATGCAGATTTTCTTTATCTACAGCCGGACGGCTGTTAGCTTTGGGAATTCCCATGGGGCTGCAGTTTTCTATTACTGCTATAGGCACAATTATTGTGCAGGGAGCGGTAAATGTATTTGGAGCCGCATATATGGCCGGGTACTCGGCGGCAGGGAAAATTCAAAGTATTATTTCCACTATATTTGTGGCTTACGGCGCTACCATTGCCACCTTTGTGGGACAGAACATGGGAGCCGGGAAAATGGACAGAATCCATGGGGGGGTTAAAGCCACCCAGATTATGATTCTTATAACCAGCTTTATTGTTATGGGAATTACATATTTATTTGGAGGCCTTTTTGTAAAGGGATTTATTGACCCGGCAGAAGTAGAAGCCACTGAGTCAGCGATTATGTATTTTAAAGCTGTGGCCTGGTGTTATCCGTTTTTAGGAAGCATCTTCCTGTACAGAAATGCGCTTCAAGGCTTAGGCTACGGCCTGGTGCCTATGTTGGGAGGCGTTTTTGAGCTGGCAGCCAGAGCGTTAGTAATCGCATTAATTGCAGGCAGTATGGGATATCTGGGAGTGTGTCTGGCTGACCCTATGGCCTGGCTGGCGGCCTTAGTCCCCATTGTGCCTTATTACATCTGGAAAATGAAAACCGTAAAAACAGCATAA
- a CDS encoding ABC transporter substrate-binding protein, protein MKKTWKRIVTAGLCTAMLLTGCAGGGQEKEKADTGTETLSKEQGETGSEEAEYGDVIRVAMAAVPDSMDVHYQSDQLARIIGYGMIWESLMTMTEEYIPKPELAESCQVNEDCTEYIYNLRKGVMFHNGQEMKADDVVASMNRWILAYGSAAEMVGESRFEKVDDYTVKITLEKPALFLNELIAAQSQCSAIMPQSVIDHADEGTGFIKEYIGTGPYTFVEWADGQYIQLTRNEEYQPYGTPGEASGWWGYKNAYIKDVYFDFVPDNITRGTGVLTGEYDFGFQLPSDNYSMFDQNPDTIIYKENAGSAMTVFNKKEGLGTNPLIRKAVLYAVEPENVMQAAWTSSDFYRMESSYMSQEQANWYSKAGAECYNATDKEKAKEYLKEAGYNGETFRILVNSDHNFFTAMAVVLKSELEAVGMNVELKTVEAATFLNQRNDSSIYDAFLATPIPVCVPSMQIYLNPSWPGWTTDEKVQELNGKINASLSVEEAKTFWDQLQEYCWVEALPVVKYGEFFNYSVSTSKVKDLVYFNGPYIGNAKIEK, encoded by the coding sequence ATGAAAAAAACTTGGAAACGAATTGTAACAGCAGGTCTTTGCACGGCAATGCTGCTTACAGGATGTGCAGGAGGAGGTCAGGAGAAAGAGAAGGCAGATACTGGAACGGAAACGCTGTCAAAAGAACAAGGGGAAACAGGTTCAGAAGAGGCAGAATATGGGGACGTAATCAGGGTGGCGATGGCAGCTGTCCCTGACTCTATGGACGTTCACTATCAAAGCGATCAGCTGGCAAGAATTATTGGCTACGGTATGATATGGGAATCCTTAATGACTATGACAGAGGAGTATATTCCAAAACCAGAACTGGCTGAAAGCTGTCAGGTAAATGAAGATTGTACAGAATATATTTATAACCTGAGAAAAGGGGTTATGTTTCACAATGGCCAGGAAATGAAGGCCGACGATGTAGTGGCTTCTATGAACAGATGGATTTTAGCCTACGGCAGCGCCGCAGAAATGGTTGGAGAATCCAGGTTTGAAAAGGTAGATGATTACACAGTAAAAATTACCCTGGAGAAACCGGCGTTATTTTTAAATGAATTAATTGCCGCCCAAAGCCAATGTTCTGCTATTATGCCTCAATCAGTGATTGATCATGCAGACGAGGGCACAGGATTTATAAAAGAGTATATTGGAACAGGGCCTTATACATTTGTAGAATGGGCTGACGGACAATATATTCAGTTAACAAGAAACGAAGAGTATCAGCCTTATGGAACTCCAGGGGAGGCCAGCGGATGGTGGGGATACAAAAACGCATACATAAAGGACGTTTATTTTGACTTTGTGCCTGACAATATTACAAGAGGCACAGGAGTGCTCACAGGAGAATATGATTTTGGATTCCAGTTGCCCTCTGACAATTATTCCATGTTTGACCAAAATCCGGATACGATTATTTATAAAGAAAACGCAGGTTCTGCTATGACTGTATTTAATAAAAAAGAGGGGCTGGGAACAAATCCTTTGATCAGAAAAGCTGTCCTATATGCAGTGGAGCCGGAGAATGTTATGCAGGCGGCATGGACCTCATCTGATTTTTATAGAATGGAATCCAGCTATATGAGCCAGGAGCAGGCCAACTGGTACAGCAAAGCAGGAGCAGAATGCTACAATGCCACTGATAAAGAAAAAGCCAAGGAGTATTTAAAAGAGGCAGGATATAATGGAGAAACCTTCCGCATTCTGGTAAACAGCGATCACAACTTTTTTACTGCCATGGCAGTTGTTTTAAAATCAGAGCTGGAAGCAGTGGGAATGAACGTAGAATTAAAAACCGTGGAGGCGGCTACATTCTTAAATCAGAGAAATGACTCTTCTATTTATGACGCATTTCTGGCCACCCCTATTCCTGTTTGCGTGCCTAGTATGCAGATTTATTTAAATCCGTCATGGCCTGGCTGGACGACAGATGAAAAAGTGCAGGAGTTAAACGGAAAAATTAACGCCTCTCTTTCTGTGGAGGAAGCAAAGACCTTCTGGGACCAGCTTCAGGAATATTGCTGGGTAGAAGCGCTTCCAGTAGTAAAGTACGGAGAGTTTTTTAACTACAGTGTTTCTACATCTAAAGTAAAAGATCTTGTATATTTTAACGGGCCGTATATTGGAAATGCAAAAATAGAAAAATAA
- a CDS encoding ABC transporter permease, whose protein sequence is MGNNKAELELEKINTNSMKKLKIQLYKEHRQLNRQRLLKNQRIITGGILTAAVIILAAAAPFLFPQGPYVMEVADRLKPPSAGHLLGTDSVGRDLLCRLVYGARVSVGVGAAVAVITMAAGMIMGLYAGYYKAVDQIVMRICDSLKSIPSILLAIALLAIMGSGTGNVIISVSIVYAPDVARIARAAVLSAREQTYIEALEAVGAGANRILWLNIAPNILSSVIIQVSFIFATAIVTEASLSFLGVGVPVPEPSWGNIVYEGKTVMFQAWWLVAYPSLFIAATVLGLNLLGDGLRDFLDPQNS, encoded by the coding sequence GTGGGAAATAATAAAGCAGAACTGGAGCTGGAAAAAATAAATACAAACAGCATGAAGAAATTGAAAATTCAGCTGTACAAAGAACACAGACAGCTAAACCGCCAAAGACTTTTGAAAAACCAGAGAATAATAACCGGAGGGATTTTAACGGCAGCAGTGATTATTCTGGCAGCGGCGGCGCCCTTTCTTTTTCCCCAGGGACCGTATGTTATGGAGGTTGCAGACAGATTAAAACCCCCGTCAGCCGGACATCTTTTGGGTACGGATTCTGTAGGCAGAGATCTTTTGTGCCGTTTAGTGTACGGCGCCAGAGTATCTGTAGGCGTGGGGGCGGCGGTGGCCGTTATTACAATGGCAGCAGGCATGATTATGGGACTGTATGCAGGATACTACAAGGCAGTAGACCAGATTGTAATGAGAATCTGCGACAGCTTAAAATCCATCCCCTCTATTCTTTTAGCCATAGCTCTGTTGGCTATTATGGGTTCAGGAACCGGCAATGTAATTATAAGCGTAAGCATTGTATATGCGCCGGATGTAGCCAGAATCGCCAGGGCAGCTGTTTTATCAGCCAGAGAACAGACTTATATTGAAGCCTTAGAAGCTGTGGGAGCCGGCGCCAACAGAATTTTGTGGCTGAATATTGCCCCTAATATTTTGTCCTCCGTTATTATACAAGTTTCCTTTATTTTTGCAACAGCTATTGTAACAGAAGCCTCACTTAGCTTTTTAGGGGTGGGTGTGCCTGTGCCGGAGCCTAGCTGGGGAAATATTGTATATGAGGGAAAAACAGTAATGTTTCAGGCATGGTGGCTGGTGGCCTACCCCAGCTTATTTATTGCGGCCACAGTGCTGGGCCTAAATCTTTTAGGGGACGGTTTAAGAGATTTTCTGGATCCTCAGAACAGCTGA
- the dnaJ gene encoding molecular chaperone DnaJ, translated as MAESKRDYYEVLGVSKDADDAALKKAYRALAKKYHPDANPGDKEAEKKFKEASEAYSVLSDPQKRQQYDQFGHAAFDGGAGGGGGFGGFDFSGADMGDIFGDIFGDIFGGGRSSRARSNGPMRGADVRTSVRITFEEAVFGCEKEVEINYKEECGTCHGTGAKPGTSPQTCPKCNGKGKIMYTQQSFFGTVQNVQTCPDCGGTGKVVKEKCPDCYGTGYKTVRKKFKFSIPAGIDNGRYRRLTGLGEPGVNGGERGDLLVEIIVSSHPIFKRQDTSIFSTVPISFTKAALGGPIRIKTVDGEVEYEVKPGTQTDTRVRLKGKGVPSLNYRNVRGDHYVTLVVQVPERLTEAQKEALRKFEDAMEGVTVNEEKHKKKGIFK; from the coding sequence ATGGCAGAAAGTAAAAGAGATTATTATGAAGTCCTGGGCGTATCAAAGGATGCAGACGATGCGGCCTTAAAAAAAGCATATCGTGCTTTGGCAAAAAAATACCATCCGGATGCCAACCCGGGAGATAAAGAAGCAGAAAAGAAATTTAAAGAAGCTTCAGAAGCGTACAGTGTGCTCAGCGATCCTCAGAAGCGTCAGCAGTATGACCAATTCGGCCATGCGGCCTTTGACGGAGGCGCCGGAGGCGGAGGCGGTTTCGGCGGCTTTGACTTTTCCGGCGCAGATATGGGAGATATTTTCGGAGACATTTTCGGGGATATTTTTGGAGGCGGAAGAAGCTCCAGAGCCAGAAGCAACGGCCCTATGAGGGGAGCCGATGTGCGTACCTCTGTAAGAATTACATTTGAGGAAGCTGTTTTTGGCTGTGAAAAGGAAGTGGAGATCAATTATAAAGAAGAGTGCGGCACTTGCCATGGAACAGGGGCAAAGCCGGGAACCTCGCCTCAGACTTGTCCAAAATGTAACGGCAAGGGTAAAATTATGTATACCCAGCAATCCTTTTTCGGAACTGTTCAGAATGTACAGACATGTCCGGACTGCGGCGGAACAGGAAAGGTTGTTAAGGAAAAATGTCCAGATTGTTATGGAACAGGCTATAAAACTGTTCGGAAGAAATTTAAATTTAGTATTCCAGCAGGAATTGACAACGGACGCTACAGGCGTTTAACAGGACTAGGTGAACCTGGAGTAAACGGCGGAGAAAGAGGAGATTTGCTGGTAGAGATTATTGTATCCAGCCATCCTATTTTTAAACGCCAGGATACCAGTATTTTCTCCACTGTGCCTATTTCCTTTACAAAAGCAGCCTTAGGAGGACCGATCCGCATAAAGACTGTAGACGGAGAAGTAGAATATGAGGTGAAGCCAGGCACACAGACAGATACCAGAGTCCGTTTAAAGGGCAAAGGCGTACCGTCTCTGAATTACAGAAACGTACGTGGAGATCACTATGTAACCTTAGTGGTGCAGGTGCCTGAAAGATTGACAGAGGCTCAGAAGGAGGCCCTTCGCAAGTTTGAGGACGCTATGGAGGGCGTAACAGTCAACGAAGAAAAGCATAAGAAAAAAGGGATTTTTAAGTGA
- the dnaK gene encoding molecular chaperone DnaK, with translation MSKIIGIDLGTTNSCVAVMEGGKPVVIANAEGVRTTPSVVAFSKSGERLVGEPAKRQAVTNADRTISSIKRHMGTDYKVDIDGKKYTPQEISAMILQKLKADAESYLGEKVTEAVITVPAYFNDAQRQATKDAGKIAGLDVKRIINEPTAAALAYGLDNEKEQKIMVYDLGGGTFDVSIIEIGDGVIEVLSTNGDTRLGGDDFDNAVTQWMIDEFKKAEGVDLSGDKMALQRLREAAEKAKKELSSATTTNINLPFITATAEGPKHLDMNLTRAKFDELTRDLIERTAIPVQNALKDAGLTAAELSKVLLVGGSTRMLAAQDKVKQLTGKEPSKSLNPDECVAIGAAIQGGKLAGDEGAGDILLLDVTPLSLSIETMGGVATKLIERNTTIPTKKSQIFSTAADNQTAVDIHVVQGERQFARDNKTLGQFRLDGIPPARRGVPQIEVTFDIDANGIVNVSAKDLGTGKEQHITITSGSNMSDDDIDKAVKEAAEYEAQDKKKKEAIDARNDADSMVFQTEKALEEVGDKISADDKASVEADLNALKEAINRAPIDQMTDAQVDDIKAGKEKLMASAQALFAKVYEQAQGAQGAGQGSDMGAGQQGGANYNDDVVDGDYKEV, from the coding sequence ATGAGCAAGATTATTGGTATTGACTTAGGTACAACAAACAGCTGCGTGGCAGTTATGGAAGGCGGAAAGCCTGTAGTAATCGCTAATGCAGAAGGCGTAAGAACTACTCCATCTGTAGTGGCATTTTCAAAAAGTGGAGAAAGATTAGTGGGAGAGCCTGCAAAGCGTCAGGCAGTTACAAACGCAGACAGAACAATCTCTTCTATTAAGAGACACATGGGAACAGATTACAAGGTAGATATTGACGGAAAGAAATATACTCCACAGGAGATTTCCGCAATGATTCTTCAGAAGCTGAAGGCAGATGCAGAAAGCTATTTAGGTGAGAAAGTAACAGAAGCTGTAATCACAGTTCCGGCATATTTTAACGATGCTCAGCGTCAGGCTACTAAGGATGCAGGAAAAATTGCAGGCTTAGATGTAAAACGTATTATTAACGAGCCTACGGCGGCAGCTTTAGCATACGGCCTGGACAATGAAAAAGAGCAGAAAATTATGGTATACGATTTAGGCGGCGGTACATTTGATGTATCCATCATTGAAATCGGCGACGGCGTTATTGAAGTACTTTCCACAAACGGCGATACACGTTTAGGCGGAGATGATTTTGATAATGCAGTTACTCAGTGGATGATCGACGAATTCAAGAAAGCAGAAGGCGTAGATCTGTCTGGTGATAAAATGGCTCTTCAGAGACTGAGAGAAGCAGCAGAGAAGGCTAAGAAAGAGTTGTCATCAGCAACTACAACAAATATTAATCTTCCTTTCATTACTGCAACAGCAGAAGGTCCAAAGCACTTAGATATGAACCTGACAAGAGCCAAATTTGACGAGCTGACAAGAGACTTAATTGAGAGAACAGCAATTCCGGTTCAGAATGCTTTAAAAGATGCAGGTCTGACAGCTGCCGAGCTGAGCAAGGTACTTTTAGTTGGCGGTTCTACACGTATGCTGGCAGCTCAGGATAAAGTAAAACAGCTGACAGGAAAAGAGCCTTCCAAGTCTTTGAATCCTGACGAGTGTGTTGCTATAGGCGCAGCAATCCAGGGAGGCAAGCTGGCAGGAGATGAAGGCGCAGGCGATATTCTGCTTCTGGATGTTACTCCTTTATCTCTGTCCATTGAGACAATGGGCGGCGTAGCTACAAAGCTGATTGAGAGAAACACTACAATTCCTACAAAGAAGAGCCAGATTTTCTCCACAGCGGCAGACAATCAGACAGCTGTTGATATCCATGTAGTACAGGGTGAGAGACAGTTTGCAAGAGATAATAAAACCTTAGGCCAGTTCCGTCTGGATGGAATTCCACCAGCAAGAAGAGGCGTTCCACAGATTGAAGTTACATTTGATATTGATGCAAACGGTATTGTAAATGTAAGTGCAAAAGACTTAGGAACTGGAAAAGAGCAGCATATTACAATTACATCTGGTTCTAATATGTCTGATGACGATATTGATAAGGCTGTAAAAGAAGCTGCAGAGTATGAAGCTCAGGATAAGAAGAAAAAAGAAGCCATTGATGCAAGAAACGACGCTGACTCTATGGTATTCCAGACAGAAAAGGCTTTGGAGGAAGTGGGAGATAAGATTTCCGCTGACGATAAGGCTAGTGTAGAAGCTGATCTGAACGCATTAAAGGAAGCTATTAACCGGGCTCCTATTGATCAGATGACAGATGCACAGGTAGATGACATTAAAGCTGGAAAAGAAAAACTGATGGCAAGCGCACAGGCTTTATTTGCAAAAGTTTACGAGCAGGCACAGGGCGCTCAGGGAGCAGGTCAGGGTTCTGATATGGGAGCAGGCCAGCAGGGCGGCGCAAATTATAATGATGATGTAGTTGACGGAGACTACAAAGAGGTATAA
- a CDS encoding ABC transporter ATP-binding protein has protein sequence MIEKMGEMSGQAFNRSEKYKILEALHIKKYFPVKDALGRKLGAVKAVDDVSLSLYKGETYGLVGESGCGKSTLGRSLLRLFPLTEGEICLEGQSITNLSSKEIRPYRKKMQMIFQDPYTSLNPRKTAGDILEEILKIHGENNQSVRMEKCLEILEKVGLRPEHYYRFPHEFSGGQRQRVGIARALLVNPAFIICDEPVSALDVSIQAQIINLLKDLQAEKNLTYLFVSHNMSVVRYISDRVGVMYLGHLVEEADTDQLFLNPLHPYTKALLSAVPSIDKGMEKDRGRIHLTGDIPSPLNPPSGCVFHTRCPYADERCAREAPENVKMGKGHFTACHLYDH, from the coding sequence ATGATAGAAAAAATGGGAGAGATGTCAGGACAAGCATTCAATCGTTCAGAGAAATATAAAATATTGGAAGCTTTACATATTAAAAAATATTTTCCTGTAAAGGACGCCCTGGGAAGAAAGTTAGGAGCAGTAAAAGCTGTAGATGATGTTTCTCTTTCATTGTATAAAGGGGAAACATACGGGCTGGTGGGGGAATCCGGATGCGGAAAATCTACTTTAGGCCGCAGTCTTCTCAGATTATTTCCCTTAACAGAGGGAGAAATTTGCCTGGAAGGTCAAAGTATTACTAATTTATCGTCTAAAGAAATCAGACCTTACAGGAAAAAAATGCAGATGATTTTTCAAGATCCCTACACCTCTTTAAATCCCAGAAAAACTGCAGGGGATATTTTGGAGGAGATTCTGAAAATACACGGGGAAAATAATCAGTCTGTAAGAATGGAAAAATGTTTGGAGATTTTAGAAAAAGTGGGTTTAAGGCCGGAGCATTATTATCGTTTTCCCCATGAGTTCTCAGGAGGTCAAAGGCAGAGAGTGGGAATTGCCAGAGCTCTTTTAGTAAATCCTGCTTTTATTATCTGTGACGAGCCTGTATCTGCACTAGATGTTTCAATTCAGGCTCAGATTATTAACCTATTAAAGGATCTGCAGGCAGAAAAGAATCTGACCTATTTATTTGTATCCCACAATATGAGCGTAGTAAGATACATTTCTGACAGAGTGGGAGTAATGTACTTAGGACATCTGGTGGAAGAGGCAGATACTGACCAGCTGTTTTTAAATCCCCTTCACCCGTATACAAAAGCTTTGCTTTCCGCTGTTCCCTCTATTGACAAAGGTATGGAAAAAGATAGAGGAAGGATTCATTTAACAGGGGATATTCCTTCCCCCTTAAATCCTCCTTCAGGCTGTGTATTCCACACCAGATGTCCTTATGCAGATGAACGCTGCGCCAGGGAAGCGCCTGAGAATGTAAAAATGGGAAAAGGTCATTTTACTGCCTGTCACCTTTACGACCATTAA
- the grpE gene encoding nucleotide exchange factor GrpE gives MKAEENKVEETAKELNETEDTGAESMADVNQTCEDSQDGEEEVKEAADKKKDPKDEKIEELTDRLKRNMAEFDNFRKRTEKEKSVMFEMGARDIIEKILPVVDNFERGLAALTEEDKASSFAAGMEMIYKQLMKTLEDLGVKPIEAMGKEFDPNFHNAVLHIEDENVGENIIVQELQKGYMYRETVVRHSMVQVAN, from the coding sequence GTGAAAGCAGAAGAGAATAAAGTAGAAGAGACAGCAAAAGAGCTGAACGAGACTGAGGATACAGGCGCAGAGAGCATGGCAGATGTAAATCAGACATGTGAAGATTCCCAGGATGGGGAAGAGGAAGTAAAGGAAGCTGCCGATAAAAAGAAAGATCCAAAAGATGAAAAAATTGAAGAGCTGACTGATAGATTAAAAAGAAATATGGCAGAATTTGATAACTTCCGGAAAAGAACAGAAAAAGAAAAGTCAGTAATGTTTGAAATGGGAGCCAGAGATATTATTGAAAAGATTCTCCCGGTAGTAGATAATTTTGAAAGAGGTCTGGCGGCTCTTACAGAAGAGGATAAGGCTTCATCCTTTGCGGCAGGTATGGAAATGATATATAAACAGCTGATGAAGACTTTAGAAGATCTGGGCGTAAAGCCTATTGAAGCCATGGGAAAAGAATTTGATCCTAATTTCCACAACGCAGTACTGCATATTGAAGATGAAAATGTGGGAGAAAATATTATTGTCCAGGAGCTGCAAAAAGGTTATATGTACCGTGAAACCGTAGTAAGACACAGCATGGTACAGGTTGCAAACTAG
- a CDS encoding ABC transporter ATP-binding protein, producing MDKKDVILEVKNLSTTFRTQRGNYKAVDGVDFHVKKGEILGIVGESGCGKSVTVQSVMRLYDEKQTAVYGGCALLEGENLFDLPFKDMRKIRGPKISMVFQDALSALNPLMKIGPQIVEAISIHGEKNKKSAYLKAVDILKAVGIPSPEKRFYQYPHEISGGMRQRVMIGIALACRPKLLIADEPTTALDVTIQAQILDLMKELNQEMEMGIILITHDLAVVSKTCERVLVMYLGQIVEEGEAGKLFACPSHPYTVSLMESIPHMEGDRGKRLNTIKGTVPLLSQIPSGCRFAPRCPRAREKCRENMPGLAEIGDGQKVRCWYPVKPGEDLV from the coding sequence ATGGACAAAAAAGATGTAATATTAGAAGTAAAAAATCTCTCTACTACTTTCCGGACTCAAAGAGGCAATTATAAAGCTGTAGACGGAGTAGATTTTCATGTAAAAAAAGGAGAAATACTGGGAATTGTAGGAGAGTCCGGTTGTGGAAAAAGTGTGACAGTACAATCTGTTATGCGGCTTTATGATGAAAAACAAACAGCAGTATACGGAGGCTGTGCTTTGCTGGAAGGGGAAAATTTATTTGATCTCCCTTTTAAGGACATGAGAAAAATCAGAGGCCCTAAAATTTCTATGGTATTTCAGGATGCATTAAGCGCGTTAAATCCCTTAATGAAAATAGGTCCCCAAATTGTAGAGGCAATATCCATTCATGGGGAGAAAAATAAAAAATCAGCTTATTTAAAGGCTGTAGATATTTTAAAGGCAGTAGGAATTCCCAGTCCGGAAAAGAGATTTTATCAATATCCCCATGAGATTTCCGGTGGAATGAGACAAAGGGTGATGATCGGGATCGCCCTGGCCTGCCGTCCTAAGCTATTAATAGCAGATGAACCGACCACGGCTTTAGACGTGACAATTCAGGCTCAGATTCTGGATTTAATGAAAGAATTAAATCAGGAAATGGAAATGGGAATTATATTAATTACCCATGATTTAGCAGTAGTTTCTAAGACATGTGAAAGAGTGCTGGTTATGTATTTAGGGCAGATTGTAGAGGAGGGGGAGGCGGGAAAACTATTTGCCTGTCCCAGCCATCCTTATACAGTCAGTTTAATGGAGTCTATTCCCCATATGGAAGGAGACAGAGGGAAAAGGCTAAATACCATTAAAGGAACAGTTCCTCTTTTAAGTCAAATTCCGTCAGGCTGCCGGTTTGCCCCCAGATGTCCCAGAGCCAGGGAAAAATGCAGGGAAAATATGCCTGGCCTTGCTGAAATTGGGGACGGTCAAAAAGTGAGATGCTGGTATCCAGTAAAGCCGGGGGAGGATTTAGTATGA
- the allE gene encoding (S)-ureidoglycine aminohydrolase, with the protein MEGVLSTRARVVPEYYAMIPEEGIRKSELPWLERCKGAVMVSPKLGAGFTAWHIKAEQEGRTAKDLGGGKDTELFLYVKKGCFTVKAGDMEKELGKGSYVYAPPDVKISFQSSSLGEIFLYKKQYIPLENKNPWLVWGNAEKLPWHPCDGMENLLSKDLLPSDKAFDIGFHILLFKKGGSHSFVETHHQEHGAFVLQGEGMYLLDSMWGPVKEGDFIWMGPFVPQAAYGIGTGEFSYLFSKDCNRDVILQ; encoded by the coding sequence ATGGAGGGTGTACTTTCAACAAGGGCCAGAGTTGTACCTGAATATTATGCCATGATTCCTGAAGAAGGGATTAGGAAGTCTGAACTTCCCTGGCTGGAAAGGTGCAAAGGCGCGGTAATGGTTTCTCCTAAGCTGGGAGCAGGCTTTACAGCATGGCATATAAAGGCGGAACAGGAAGGGAGAACAGCTAAGGACCTGGGAGGAGGGAAGGATACAGAGCTATTTTTATATGTAAAAAAAGGCTGTTTCACAGTAAAGGCAGGGGATATGGAAAAGGAGTTGGGAAAAGGTTCTTATGTTTACGCTCCTCCAGATGTAAAAATAAGCTTTCAAAGCAGTTCTTTAGGGGAAATATTTCTTTATAAAAAGCAATATATTCCTTTGGAAAATAAGAACCCCTGGCTGGTATGGGGAAACGCAGAAAAGCTTCCCTGGCACCCCTGCGACGGTATGGAAAATTTATTAAGCAAGGATCTGCTTCCCAGTGATAAGGCCTTTGATATTGGCTTCCACATATTGTTGTTTAAAAAAGGAGGAAGCCATAGCTTTGTGGAAACTCATCATCAGGAACATGGGGCTTTTGTACTTCAGGGGGAGGGAATGTATTTGCTGGACAGTATGTGGGGACCTGTAAAAGAAGGAGATTTTATATGGATGGGACCTTTTGTCCCCCAGGCCGCTTATGGAATCGGAACAGGAGAGTTTTCTTACTTATTTTCTAAAGATTGTAACAGAGATGTGATTTTACAATAA